From Rhizobium favelukesii, one genomic window encodes:
- a CDS encoding GntR family transcriptional regulator: MSDRLAAMPPRWGIDIRGAGPLYHRLRLALEEPILSGKLKEGDVLYPERDLAAHVHVSRVTVRKAIDHLVRHGLLVRRPGSGTFVSGSALRADQPLSCAVSLTGEVSWRGSDTEVVWIERSTSHPASEEMMTLGLSGDSRVTRLTRLRSSAGRPLAIERICISSEFLPDSLSVTSSTDKTPVDADFRPVRAIERIFACNIEDPDANMLGGTIGTAGLLTKRVAYLASGRAIEFTRCLFRGDADGFVTELTFLEN, translated from the coding sequence CCGCTCTATCATAGGCTTCGCCTGGCGCTTGAAGAGCCAATCCTCTCGGGTAAACTCAAAGAGGGCGATGTTCTTTATCCCGAGCGGGATCTGGCTGCACATGTCCACGTCAGCCGTGTCACGGTCCGCAAGGCAATCGACCATCTCGTACGCCACGGGCTTTTGGTTCGTCGACCCGGCTCGGGAACCTTCGTTTCCGGCTCAGCCCTCCGCGCAGATCAGCCTCTGTCATGCGCGGTGTCTTTGACAGGTGAGGTCTCCTGGCGCGGATCGGACACGGAAGTCGTGTGGATCGAGCGCAGCACGTCGCATCCCGCATCAGAGGAGATGATGACACTCGGCCTGTCCGGCGACAGCCGCGTCACGCGCCTCACGCGCTTGCGGAGTTCGGCGGGCCGGCCGCTTGCTATCGAACGCATATGTATTTCCTCGGAGTTCCTGCCCGACTCGCTTAGCGTTACCTCCTCGACCGACAAAACACCCGTGGACGCAGACTTTAGACCCGTCCGAGCGATCGAGCGCATTTTCGCATGCAACATCGAAGACCCGGACGCCAACATGCTCGGCGGCACCATTGGAACGGCCGGTCTCTTGACGAAGCGCGTCGCCTATCTTGCTTCGGGCCGCGCGATAGAATTCACCCGCTGCCTTTTCCGAGGCGATGCCGACGGCTTCGTCACCGAACTCACCTTTCTCGAAAACTGA